Genomic DNA from Providencia sp. PROV188:
CGCTCGAAGTGTATATGGGGCACTATTTTAGAGAGTGGCTCGATAGCAATAAATTATTTGTGAATGAATTATGTCCAACCAGCAGCGATGATATCTATATTTACACGAATAGCCTACAGCGAACGATTGCAACTGCGCAGTTCTTTACTGCGGGGGCATTCCCTGGTTGTAAAGTGAATATCCATCATAAACCGGAAATTGGTACGATGGATCCCGTGTTTAATCCTATCATTACGAATAGCTCCCCTGAATTTAAAAAACAAGCACTTGAAGCGATGGAGTCCCACCTTAAAGGGTTAAACTTGAAGCCAGGTTATGATGAGCTGGACAATGTTCTCAATATTAAAGATTCGAAGAAGTGCGCGACGGATAAACTGTGTAATTTAGCCACACCAAAGAACAGTTTTATCATTGAAGCAGATAAAGAACCGGGTGTGAGTGGACCGTTGAAGATGGCGAACTCTGCCGTCGATGCAATTGACCTGCAATATTATGAAGGCTTCCCTGAAAAAGATGTAGCATGGGGAATGGTCAATAGTGATGAAAAATGGCAAAAGCTGAATACTTTAAAAAATGCTTATCAAGAAACGTTATTTACACCGAAAATCATCGCAAAAAATGTGGCACATCCAATTCTGAGTTATATGGATAAAGGCTTTGTTTCTGTCAATAAAGGCGAAACGGCTAAATTCATTTTCTTAGTGGGACATGATTCAAATATTGCTTCAGTATTATCTGCGATGGATTTCAAACCGTACCAATTACCTGATCAATATGAGCACACACCGATTGGCGGTAAATTGGTATTCCAGCGTTGGACAGATAAAAAAGAGACAAAGGACTATGTGAAGATTGAGTATGTGTATCAAACTGCAGATCAGTTGCGAGACAATGCTTATCTCTCTTTAGCAACGCCGCCAAAACACGTTACCCTTGAATTGAAAAATTGCCCGATAGATAAAAATGGGTATTGTTCATGGGAAGATTTTGAAAATGTGATGAAATCGGCGTTGAAACAGTGATATCTAACTGTCAATAATGCCTGGATGAGGCATAAAAAACCCTGCTCTGAGGAGCAGGGTGTGAAATAGTCACGAAAATGTTTATGAGCCTCTAATTTACCTTAAATGTCGAATAAATGGGCTTATAAATTGTATGGAATTGCCCTTTAGTGTAACAAACTTTAACCCTAACCATTCGACGAGTTAAAATAGAGCTTTCTGCGGTTATTAACCCTTCGTATGGATTAGCGAACCACTAATACGCTCGTTTTCGCATAACGTACAACTGAAGCCGCATTGGAGCCTAATAAGTAGGTAGACATACTTGGGCGACGTGAGCCCAGTAAAATCACATCGGCTTTAATATCTTCAGCTGTTGCCAAAATTTCATCTTTAACTGAACCTACAACCGCTTTTACTTGCACTTTATCTGCAGGGATAGAGAACAGTTTAACTTTCTCTTGTAGCTCTTTCAGAATGATATCAGCTTGTTTTTGATCATCCGGGAAGTCACCTGGCAAAATAGTGCCGCCATAGCGTAAATAATTGGAAATTGGTGCAGTCACAGCTAAAAAATGAACGGTAGAATTGTTTAGTTTTTGCATGGCATTAACATGCGGAACTAACATTTTGGTGAGGTCGTCTTCGGTAACATCAATAGGAACTAAAATTGTATTGTACATAATATCTCCTTTTTTCTTTTATATTATAAGTTTAGAACATTTTAACCATTTTTCATATTGATTGTTAATAAATTAATATTAACTGAATTGGGTTAAAAATGATGTGAGCGGGAGTACGCAATTGGCGGGAATAAAAAAATGGATAATAAAAATAATGACAATAAAAAAACGGCAATACATGAGGGGAGTATTACCGCATTCAAATAGAATATTATTTTTTAGTCGTTTTAGGTTTTATGGTTTCTTTTTCTGGTTCTGGGCAGGCTGGTTTTAATCCGCCTTTACACGCTTTACTAATATATTCAGCGCCGAGTTTTTCATTAAACTCAGTTCCCTCACCATTTTGTAGCATTTTTCCTAATTGATATTCAGCAGGTGGAAATTTTTTATCGGCTGCTTTTTGGAACCACTCAAAAGCCACGAGATAATTTTGTTTTACGCCAGCACCTTGGTAATAGAATTGACCCATATAGTTTATGGCTTCAGGATTTCCCTTATTCGCCGATTTCTCAATCCAACCATAAGCTGTTTCAAAATCAGATTGAACGCCATTACCATTAAGATACATATCACCTAGGAATAGTTGAGCGTCCGCATTGCCTTTATTGGCAGCCATCGTAAGCCATTTCTTTGCTTTCGGATAATCTTGCTTAATTTCGTTACCAACATAGTAACCAATGCCTAGCATAACTTGAGCTTTCACATCCCCTTTTTGTGCTTGTTGTTCAATTTGCTTAATGACTTCAGGAGGAACAGGAGCTGCAAAAGTTAAATTTGTTGAAAATATAAATAAAGAAATAAAGGTCAATAATCGTAACATAAGGCTTTCCGTATCTTAAGTTGGCTATGAATATCCTTATTTCAAGATAAACTCGAAACGGTGTTAACAGTTATTAATTACAGGATATAACCATCAACGCATCAAATACTCTACTTCTATAATTTATAAATATCAACGCCCCATCAAAAATACAGAGTAAACGAGCCTTTTACTCCTCAGGGGTGAATATTCAAAATATTTTTCTTCATTATAAGCCCGCGGTGATTCTCTTTGACGCGATAAATGAGTAAAAATTAAATATTACTCCTAATAACGAACTAGTTATTTATATCGAAAATTAACAATAGAAATACAAAATACGGAACTATTGCAAAGAATAGTAGTGGTTATCATGGTGTCTTGTGATGTTTAGCACGAAATAAAAGGATAATTGTTGGAATTGTTAATAATCACTTATGGGTTATTAAAAGACTAACACCTTTAAAAACAAAGGGTTATAATTATCGCGTCTAAAAACAATTAATAGGGATTATTTCCGTCGATAGATAGAGATATTTACGTCGGATTGCTCTTTTTAGAGAAAAATATTCTCTTTATTGGGGGTTTTATAGGTTAATAAAGAGATAATTTTTCTCTCACATATCCTCTATGATGGAATCATTATAATAGCCTGCAAATAATTAAGGTTATTGAAAGAAATAACCACTTAAGTCGCATCTAAAACAAAAAAAATTCTCTTTTAAGAGTTCAACAATATTAAGTGAGTAATTATGGCTACGATCCCTACAATAGATAATGTCGATGATGGAAAAGCTTCTACGGCGGCTTCTCGTGCAGGCATGACACAAGAACAATGGCGTGCTGCCACTAAGTTTGATGGCACAGATGTTGGTTGGGTGATTATGAGTATCGGGATGGCGATTGGTGCGGGGATTGTTTTTCTCCCCGTACAAGTTGGCTTGATGGGTTTATGGGTATTTTTGCTATCATCCGTTGTCGGTTATCCTGCAATGTATTTGTTTCAGCGTCTGTTTATTAATACGCTGGCGGAATCACCAGAATGTAAAGATTATCCAAGTGTGATCAGCGGATATCTAGGTAAAAACTGGGGTATGCTGCTTGGGGCACTCTATTTTATTATGCTGGTAATTTGGATGTTTGTTTATTCAACGGCAATCACGAATGACAGTGCATCATATTTTCAGACTTTTGGTGTAACGGATGGGTTATTATCTGAAAGTCCTTGGTATGGTCTGGTTCTGATTTGTATTTTAGTCGCCATTTCTTCTCGCGGTGAAAAACTGCTATTTAAGCTTTCAAGCTTTATGGTTCTGACTAAATTATTTGTGGTTGCCGCATTGGGTATTTCCATGGTCGGGATGTGGCACTTATATAATGTGGGTTCATTGCCGCCTGTTGGTCGCTTATTCAAAGAGGCAGTCATCACACTACCTTTCACATTAACATCGATTCTGTTTATTCAAACATTAAGCCCAATGGTGATTTCATTCCGTAGCCAAAACGTGAACCGTGAAGTGGCTCGTTATAAAGCTCTGCGTGCAATGAATATCGCGTTTATTGTTTTATTCTGTACCGTCTTTTTCTACGCAGTATCATTCACATTAGCTATGGGGCACGATGAAGCGGTGAAAGCTTACGAGCAGAATATTTCTGCATTGGCTATCGCAGCGAAATTCTTCCCAGGTGGTTGGGTGACTGTCGTCAGCGTCATGCTAAATATCTTTGCCGTCATGACCGCATTCTTTGGGGTTTATTTAGGTTTCCGTGAAGCCACTCAAGGCATTGTGATGAACATATTACAACGTATTATGCCGGTTGAGCGTATTAATGAAAATTGGGTGAAGAACGGCATTATGATTTTTGCTGTGCTATTAGCATGGGGAGCTATTATCCTGAACGCACCAGTGCTGAGCTTCACATCAATCTGTAGTCCAATTTTCGGGATGGTGGGTTGTTTAATTCCAGCGTATTTAGTCTATAAAGTCCCTATGTTGCATAAATATAAAGGTATTTCTTTATATCTGATTATTTTTACCGGAATTTTACTGTGTATCTCTCCATTCTTAGCATTCGCTTAATGTCGAGAATATGAATAATGTGCGCTCTATCTTAATGATCGGGCGCACATTTTTTATTTACCAGTATGAATGGTGGTAAAGAGAGATCCGTGATTACTGTTCAAATAATGGGGTTGGTTTGCCATTTTCATCAATAGCCACGAAATTAAACTGTCCGTGGATCACTTCTTCTCGTCCCTCAGCGTACATATCTTCTAAAAAGATAGAGACATTAACGGTAAGGCTAGTGCGACCAACTCGGATTACTTCCCCGACTAATTCAACGATGGTGCCTGATGGGATAGGGTGGGTAAAATTGATTTTTTCTGTGGAGACGGTTACCAATCTTTTGCGGCAAAAACGGGTCGCGGTAATGAAGGAAACTTCGTCCATCCATGCTAATGCAGTCCCACCGAACAGAGTGCTATGGTGGTTAGTGGTGGTTGGGAATACCACTTTAGAAACATGGGTAACAGATTGTTCAATTTTTTGTTTGATTACATCATCAACGTCGGAACGCATATTTAAGCCTTACTTTCTTTGAATTCTCACTATTTAAAAACTTGAACCGGGAAAGATAATTACTTACCGGAACATTAATGTACATATCATTAATGTTGCCGATAAGTGTAATCCTGATCACAAATAAATACAGTGATTAATCAAAAGTGAATCGTTCCGGCTAAAAAGAGTGTTGCTTTTCCCGTCATTTTGACGCGATTTTGTTCAACTAAGCAGTGTATTTTTCCACCACGTGCAGAAATTTGGTGACCTAATACTGGGTTTTTCTGTAAGCGTTTAGCCCAAAGAGGAGCAATCGCACAGTGAGAGGTGCCAGTGACGGGATCTTCATTAACACCTTTGGCTGGCGCAAAATAGCGAGAGACAAAGTCACATTGTTCGTCGTGAGTTGGGCTATCAGCACTTTTCGCGGTAATGGTTAATCCCTGCAAAGGTAATTGTGCAAGACGCAACATATCGGGATGGCAATTCTGCACTTGTTCTGGTGAATCAACAAAACAGATATAGCGATCTTTGGCTAAATACAGTTCAGAAATAGGGGTTCCGAGGATCTCGCTTAATTGTGGATATTGGCTTAAATCGGCAGGTTCACAATCTAAAATAGGGAAGTCTAATGTGAAGCCTTCTTGATTTTTATGAACCGTCAGTTCTCCAGATAAGGACTGAAATACAATAGGGTTTGCTGGGTGCTGCTTAAACTGGTTCAAAATATATGAAGCGGCAAGGGTAGCATGACCACACAATTTAACTTCCATCACCGGTGTAAACCAGCGGATATGTTCACCTACCAGAAAAGCCGTTTCAGATAAGTTAATTTCGGCGGCGATAGCGATAAGCTTGTCATCAGGAAGCCACTCATCAAGTAAAACGATAGCGGCCGGATTGCCATGAAATAGGGTATCAGTGAACGCATCGACATAATAAACCGGAACAGACAGTGTGCTCATCGTAAAAGATCCTTGAAAGGAAATAACGCATTATGATTAGAAAAGTGAGGGAAGAGTAGCACGAGATTTGCAGTATTGAGGAGAGGTTGGCGCAATAATTTTTGAGATTATTACGCCAACAACGATTATCTAATAACGAATAATATTATTTCGCTTTTGCTTCGTTTTTATCTGCGTTTTGCAGCATTTTTCTGACAGGAATAATCAGGGCCGCTAGCACAACAGCACAAATAACCAGTGCGATAGAAACGTGGGAGAACAGGTCTGGCATTGAATCCAGTTGGTCTTTACGGATATTACCACCCATGATACCTGCTGCTAAGTTACCCAGCGCACTTGCACAGAACCATAATCCCATCACCTGACCGCGCATTTTCTGTGGTGCAAGTAATGTCATGGTTGCCAAGCCAATTGGGCTTAAGCACAGTTCACCTAAAGTTAGTAATAAAATACTGCCGACTAACCAGAATGGTGAAACGCCAGTTTGTGTTGCCAGAACGTGGTTAGCTGCAACCATCATGACCGCAAAACCACCCGCAGCGAACAGGATACCAATCACAAACTTCGTCATACTGCTTGGGTTCAGATTACGCTTAGCCAAAGAAGGCCAGAACCAGCTGAAAATAGGCGCTAACAGAATGATAAATAAGGCGTTGATTGATTGGAACCAAATGGTTGGGATTTCGAAGTTACCCCATTGGCGATCGGTATAGTCACGCGCAAAGATATTAAATGATGTTGGCTTTTGTTCAAATGCAGACCAGAAGAACGCCGCAGCAATTAACAGAATCAAACAAGCCAGTAAGCGAGAGCGCTCACTGCTGTTTAAACCTGCACAGAAGAACATGAAAATAAAGTAGATACCCACACACGTAGAAATAATGTAAGCCGAGCTTTTTGCTATTACTGAAGGGTTGAATGGAATAGTGCCATTATTGATTAACACCACCAGTACAGCCAGTGCAGCCATGGCAACAGCAACCCATTTACCGACGTTTTTACGTTGAACGGTAGGGTGATTCCATGTGGAATCTAAGCCAACTTCTTTGTCATAACGACGCATTTGTGGGATCGCGTAGAAACGGAAGATAAGCAGGGCAACTAACATACCCAAACCACCTAAACCGAAACCTAAATGCCAGCCGTATTTTTCATGTAATGGGCCGATAATTAATGGGGCAATAAATGAACCCATATTGATACCCATGTAGAACAGAGAGAAACCGCCATCACGACGCGTATCTTCTTTCTTATACAGGGTTCCAACCATTACGGTGATACAGGTTTTAAATAAACCGGTACCTAATACGATCAACAGCAGTCCCACGAAGAAGAATGTATTGGTAAATAATGCAGACAGCGCAATCGACAAGTGACCCAATGCAATGATCAAAGAACCATACCAAACGGCACGACGCTGACCTAACCAGTTATCCGCGAGCCAGCCACCCGGTAATGAAGTGATATAAACACCACCCGCGAAGATACCCACGATAGCAGATGCTTGTTCAATCGGCAGCCCCATGCCACCTTGCAACAAAGTTGCACTCATAAAGAGGATTAAAAGAGGACGAACACCATAGAAAGAAAAACGTTCCCACATTTCGGTGAGGAAAAGCGAACTCAACGGGTAAGGATGCCCGAAAAAAGTTTTAGTTTTAGTCGCAGAATGACTCATCTGTGAACTCCAATACGTTGTGACTTAAGAGGTTGTGCCGAATTGTGAATGTGGAGCAGAAACTCCATCACTGTTTTTTATTGATATGTTAATGCTGTGTTGCAAACATATTTTCGGCATACATTATTATAAAATTGCTAATAAGCAGAATGAATTTATCGTAAGAAAGTCAGTTTTAAGATGAAAATTCGATGTAACTCTCATTCTTACGATAAGGGGGCACAGAATAACGGATTTTTATTGACAATAAAAGAATGTTTTTTGAATCGATTAAGTTAATTAAAAACAATGAGTTACAAAATGTTTTTTGCGCTTATAAACTTTTCGTGGAAAAGATAATAAAAAGTTATGTTTTGGCGTAAAAGGGACACATTAACATTACTCTTTAGAGGGAGATGCTCTTAAACCATCGGATTGCTTCCTAATGATAAGCCAAGAGTAAATGAGGTTGACCAACACTAATACGGCGGTGAAGAAGAACACGGCTCTAAAGCCGTATGTTGCTGCAACAAAGGAACCCATTAAAGGACCCGTGACATTACCTACATCGCGTAATGCTTGGTTGTAGCTAAATATTCGCCCAGTGATTTGGTGAGAAATATTATAAATAATTAAGGTTTGTACGGCGGGTAACAGCGCGGCGTTAAGGGCGCCGAGTAAGAAGCGCAGAG
This window encodes:
- the agp gene encoding bifunctional glucose-1-phosphatase/inositol phosphatase, with the protein product MKYKMLTVCLSAALLAPIAPALASTDNAQNMELDQVLVLSRHNLRTPIVNTGILTEITDKKWPAWDAESGYLTTKGGALEVYMGHYFREWLDSNKLFVNELCPTSSDDIYIYTNSLQRTIATAQFFTAGAFPGCKVNIHHKPEIGTMDPVFNPIITNSSPEFKKQALEAMESHLKGLNLKPGYDELDNVLNIKDSKKCATDKLCNLATPKNSFIIEADKEPGVSGPLKMANSAVDAIDLQYYEGFPEKDVAWGMVNSDEKWQKLNTLKNAYQETLFTPKIIAKNVAHPILSYMDKGFVSVNKGETAKFIFLVGHDSNIASVLSAMDFKPYQLPDQYEHTPIGGKLVFQRWTDKKETKDYVKIEYVYQTADQLRDNAYLSLATPPKHVTLELKNCPIDKNGYCSWEDFENVMKSALKQ
- a CDS encoding universal stress protein, whose amino-acid sequence is MYNTILVPIDVTEDDLTKMLVPHVNAMQKLNNSTVHFLAVTAPISNYLRYGGTILPGDFPDDQKQADIILKELQEKVKLFSIPADKVQVKAVVGSVKDEILATAEDIKADVILLGSRRPSMSTYLLGSNAASVVRYAKTSVLVVR
- a CDS encoding tetratricopeptide repeat protein, with the protein product MLRLLTFISLFIFSTNLTFAAPVPPEVIKQIEQQAQKGDVKAQVMLGIGYYVGNEIKQDYPKAKKWLTMAANKGNADAQLFLGDMYLNGNGVQSDFETAYGWIEKSANKGNPEAINYMGQFYYQGAGVKQNYLVAFEWFQKAADKKFPPAEYQLGKMLQNGEGTEFNEKLGAEYISKACKGGLKPACPEPEKETIKPKTTKK
- a CDS encoding amino acid permease, whose amino-acid sequence is MATIPTIDNVDDGKASTAASRAGMTQEQWRAATKFDGTDVGWVIMSIGMAIGAGIVFLPVQVGLMGLWVFLLSSVVGYPAMYLFQRLFINTLAESPECKDYPSVISGYLGKNWGMLLGALYFIMLVIWMFVYSTAITNDSASYFQTFGVTDGLLSESPWYGLVLICILVAISSRGEKLLFKLSSFMVLTKLFVVAALGISMVGMWHLYNVGSLPPVGRLFKEAVITLPFTLTSILFIQTLSPMVISFRSQNVNREVARYKALRAMNIAFIVLFCTVFFYAVSFTLAMGHDEAVKAYEQNISALAIAAKFFPGGWVTVVSVMLNIFAVMTAFFGVYLGFREATQGIVMNILQRIMPVERINENWVKNGIMIFAVLLAWGAIILNAPVLSFTSICSPIFGMVGCLIPAYLVYKVPMLHKYKGISLYLIIFTGILLCISPFLAFA
- a CDS encoding acyl-CoA thioesterase, yielding MRSDVDDVIKQKIEQSVTHVSKVVFPTTTNHHSTLFGGTALAWMDEVSFITATRFCRKRLVTVSTEKINFTHPIPSGTIVELVGEVIRVGRTSLTVNVSIFLEDMYAEGREEVIHGQFNFVAIDENGKPTPLFEQ
- a CDS encoding PhzF family phenazine biosynthesis protein, with amino-acid sequence MSTLSVPVYYVDAFTDTLFHGNPAAIVLLDEWLPDDKLIAIAAEINLSETAFLVGEHIRWFTPVMEVKLCGHATLAASYILNQFKQHPANPIVFQSLSGELTVHKNQEGFTLDFPILDCEPADLSQYPQLSEILGTPISELYLAKDRYICFVDSPEQVQNCHPDMLRLAQLPLQGLTITAKSADSPTHDEQCDFVSRYFAPAKGVNEDPVTGTSHCAIAPLWAKRLQKNPVLGHQISARGGKIHCLVEQNRVKMTGKATLFLAGTIHF
- a CDS encoding peptide MFS transporter — translated: MSHSATKTKTFFGHPYPLSSLFLTEMWERFSFYGVRPLLILFMSATLLQGGMGLPIEQASAIVGIFAGGVYITSLPGGWLADNWLGQRRAVWYGSLIIALGHLSIALSALFTNTFFFVGLLLIVLGTGLFKTCITVMVGTLYKKEDTRRDGGFSLFYMGINMGSFIAPLIIGPLHEKYGWHLGFGLGGLGMLVALLIFRFYAIPQMRRYDKEVGLDSTWNHPTVQRKNVGKWVAVAMAALAVLVVLINNGTIPFNPSVIAKSSAYIISTCVGIYFIFMFFCAGLNSSERSRLLACLILLIAAAFFWSAFEQKPTSFNIFARDYTDRQWGNFEIPTIWFQSINALFIILLAPIFSWFWPSLAKRNLNPSSMTKFVIGILFAAGGFAVMMVAANHVLATQTGVSPFWLVGSILLLTLGELCLSPIGLATMTLLAPQKMRGQVMGLWFCASALGNLAAGIMGGNIRKDQLDSMPDLFSHVSIALVICAVVLAALIIPVRKMLQNADKNEAKAK